The following are from one region of the Salvia hispanica cultivar TCC Black 2014 chromosome 1, UniMelb_Shisp_WGS_1.0, whole genome shotgun sequence genome:
- the LOC125202663 gene encoding 11-hydroxysugiol 20-monooxygenase-like, with the protein MQASILVSFALVAAWLIYTRRRQWRHKLPPGPPCLPIIGNMLQLGPNPHKSFANLSKTYGPLMFLKLGNQSVVVASSPETAKQVLQKHGHVFSTPFTPNAVCVHGHGDVSMAMLPASSDIWKKIRRIYREKLFSSQALQATQDIRRERLQKLNEYINTCSGEGLPMNVGEATFTTMSNLIFATLFSIEIIQYGVTNKEFEGHVKAFIRYMGVPNVADFFPIFAPLDPQGLRRKLTHHFGSLLELVQSLIDQRLQERTTSSYHKKSDFLETLLDLSQGNEYDLSINEIKHLSVDLILAGSDTSAATVEWAMVELLLHPDKMGKLKAELKSVVGEKSIVEESDISRLPYLQATINEVFRLHPPAPLLSPHVAEDEARVNDYIIPKNARIFVNVWAIMRDPSIWNDPESFEPERFINNNINFGGQHLELIPFGSGRRICPGLPLASHMLHCMVATMCHNFDWKLEKGAESKKLQREDLFGIALQKKTHLRAIPIKV; encoded by the exons atgcaagCTTCGATTCTTGTTTCCTTTGCCTTGGTAGCCGCATGGCTCATCTACACAAGGCGGCGGCAGTGGCGACACAAGCTCCCACCGGGGCCGCCTTGTCTTCCGATCATCGGAAACATGCTACAACTCGGCCCAAACCCACACAAATCCTTTGCTAACCTCTCCAAAACATACGGCCCCTTGATGTTCCTCAAGCTCGGGAACCAATCCGTCGTGGTTGCCTCATCGCCCGAGACGGCTAAACAAGTCCTTCAAAAACACGGCCACGTCTTCTCGACGCCCTTCACTCCCAACGCAGTGTGCGTGCACGGCCATGGCGACGTCTCGATGGCCATGCTCCCCGCCTCCTCAGACATATGGAAAAAGATCCGGCGAATATACAGAGAGAAACTCTTCTCCAGTCAAGCTCTCCAAGCCACTCAAGATATCCGGCGAGAGAGGCTGCAGAAGCTCAACGAATACATCAACACGTGCAGCGGAGAGGGCCTCCCTATGAACGTTGGAGAAGCCACCTTCACCACCATGTCCAACCTCATTTTTGCTACCCTTTTCTCCATTGAAATCATCCAATACGGTGTTACAAATAAGGAATTTGAAGGGCATGTTAAGGCCTTCATAAGGTATATGGGAGTTCCCAATGTTGCAGATTTCTTCCCCATCTTTGCTCCTTTGGATCCACAGGGGTTGAGACGGAAGCTCACTCATCACTTCGGGAGCTTGCTTGAGTTAGTCCAGAGCCTCATCGACCAGCGACTGCAGGAAAGAACGACGTCGTCTTACCACAAGAAGAGTGATTTCCTTGAAACCCTCTTAGACCTCTCCCAAGGGAATGAGTATGATTTGAGCATTAATGAAATCAAGCATTTGTCTGTG GATTTAATTCTTGCGGGATCAGATACAAGTGCGGCCACGGTAGAATGGGCAATGGTGGAACTACTACTCCACCCCGACAAAATGGGAAAGCTGAAAGCAGAGCTGAAGAGCGTTGTAGGAGAGAAAAGCATCGTGGAAGAATCAGACATCTCAAGACTCCCATACTTGCAAGCCACCATCAATGAAGTGTTCCGCCTTCACCCTCCTGCGCCTCTCTTATCTCCTCATGTCGCGGAGGATGAAGCGCGAGTCAATGACTATATAATCCCCAAAAATGCTAGAATATTTGTCAATGTTTGGGCAATCATGAGAGATCCAAGCATCTGGAACGATCCGGAGAGCTTTGAGCCTGAACGATTTATAAATAACAACATAAATTTTGGAGGGCAGCATTTGGAGCTAATTCCATTTGGTTCAGGACGGAGAATTTGTCCGGGCTTGCCACTAGCTAGCCACATGTTGCACTGCATGGTGGCAACGATGTGTCACAACTTCGATTGGAAGCTTGAAAAAGGGGCAGAATCCAAAAAACTCCAAAGAGAAGATTTGTTTGGAATAGCACTGCAGAAGAAAACCCATCTTAGAGCTATTCCCATCAAggtttaa